Part of the Kushneria marisflavi genome, GAGGATCAGGGCTACTTCATGACCTCCATCCAGTTGCCCACCGGCGCCACCAGCGAACGCACGCTGGACGTGGTCAAGCGCTTCGAGACGCATGTGGCCTCGCGCCCGGCGCTGGACGCCAATCTGGTGGTGCTGGGCTTCAGCTTTGCCGGTTCCGGCCCCAACGCGGCCATGGCCTTCACCATGCTCAAGGACTGGGATCAGCGCCACGGTGCCACCGCCGCCGAAGAAGCGGCGCTGGCGCAGCAGGCCATGGCAGACAATGTCGAAGGCACGGTGATGAGCCTGATGCCGCCGGCCATCGACGAGCTGGGCACCTCCTCCGGCTTCACCCTGTTCCTGCAGGATCGCGCCAACCGGGGCGAGGACGCACTGCTGGCCGCCCAGGCACAACTGCTGGCACTGGCGTCAAAGAGCAAGATGGTCAGCGATGTCTACCCCGATGGCCTGCCCCCCGGCGAGAGCATCCGTCTGGAGATCGACCGGCAGAAGGCCGAGGCCATGGGGCTGTCCTTCGGTGTTGTCAGCAACACCCTGTCGGCGGCCATGGGCTCGCTGTACGTCAACGACTTTCCCAATGCCGGGCGCATGCAGCAGGTCATCCTGCAGGCCGACGCCGCAGCGCGCATGCAGCTGGACGACGTGCTCGGCCTGCGTGTGCGCAATGCCAGTGGCGGCATGGTCGCGCTGCGCGAGGTAGTGACACCGGTGTGGGGCGAGTCGCCGCAGCAGATGATGCGTTTCCAGGGCTATTCCGCCGTGCGTATTACCGGCGGGGCGGCGGCGGGTGTTTCCAGCGGTGCGGCGATGGCCGAAATGGAGCACCTCGCGGCGCAGCTGCCGCAGGGTTTCGCCGTGGCCTGGACCGGACAGTCACTGCAGGAGCGCCAGTCAGCGGCGCAGGCCCCGCGGCTGATGCTGCTCTCGGCACTGGTGGTATTTCTGGTGCTGGCCGCGCTTTACGAGAGCTGGTCGATCCCGCTGTCGGTCATGCTGGTGGTGCCGCTTGGCCTGCTTGGCGCCGTCGCCGCGGTGATGCTGCGCGGCATGCCCAATGACGTGTTTTTCAAGGTGGGAATGATTACCCTCATCGGCCTGTCGGCGAAAAACGCCATTCTGATCATCGAGTTCGCCCGGCAGCTGCACGCTGAAGGGCGACCGCTGATCGACGCGGCGGTGACCGCGGCACGCCTGCGCCTGCGGCCGATCCTGATGACCTCGCTGGCCTTCACCCTCGGCGTGGTGCCGCTGATGCTGGCCTCCGGTGCCAGCGCCGAGACCCAGCACGCCATCGGCACCGGTGTGTTGGGCGGCATGATCAGCGGTACGTTACTGGCGATATTTTTTGTGCCGGCTTTCTTCGTCTTCGTGATCGGGATGCAGCAGCGCCTGGTGGCATGGCGCGCTCGCCGCAATGAACGTCTATAACCCCAGGCCCTGAAAGATGTGCCCCCCGATACCGGCCAGGAGCTGATGTCCATGTTTTCCGTTATTCCGCGTCGCTGGCTGATTCTGCTCGCCGTCATGCTGGCCTTTTTGCCGGTGGTCATCGACATGACCATCCTGCACATCGCCGTGCCGTCACTGACCCTGGCGCTGAGTGCCTCCGCCAACGAGGTACTGTGGATCATCGACATTTACCCCCTGTTAATGGCGGGGCTGCTGGTCCCCATGGGAACACTCGCCGATCGCATCGGTCATCGGCGGCTTCTGCTGACGGGGCTGGGCATCTTCGGGACTGCATCGCTACTGGCCGCCCTTGCACCGACCCCCGCCCTGCTGATCGCCGCCCGCGCGCTGCTCGCGCTGGGGGGCTCGATGATCATGCCGTGCGTGCTGGGCATCATTCGTCGCACCTTCGAAGACGAAAGGGAGCGCGCCATGGCACTAGGGCTCTGGGGCACGGTAGGGGCGGCCGGCGCCGCGCTGGGGCCGCTCATCGGCGGAGCCCTGCTGGAGCATTTCTGGTGGGGGTCGGCCTTTCTGATCAACGTGCCGATCATGCTGATCGTCATGCCGCTGGTCTATCTTTTGCTGCCACGCACCGAGGAGACGACATCGGGTCAATGGGCGCCCTGGCAGGCGGTACTGCTGATCGCCGGCATGCTCTCGCTGGTCTACGGCATCAAGGCGGCTTTTGGCGCGACACAGCCGCTGTACGTGGCGATATCAGTGGCGCTGTCCGGCCTTGGCCTGCTGCTGGCCTTCGTGCGTTTGCAGTTACGCGCCCCGCAGCCCCTGCTCGATCTCTCCCTCTTTTCGCGCCCGGCCATACTGGCCGGCATCATCATGGCCGTGGTCGCGAGTGGCGCACTGGCCGGCGTCGAGCTGACGCTGGCCCAGGAGCTGCAATACGTCATGGACAAAACGCCCCTGCAGGCCGGTATTTTCATGATCCCGATCATGGCCGCGGCGGCGCTGGGCGGCCCGGTCGCCGGCCACCTCTCCCATCTGTGCGGCCTGCGCGCGGTCGCCAGCCTGTCACTGGTGATTGCCGCCGCCGCGCTGGCAGGCCTGGCCCTGTCCGATTTCCATCACCCCGGGCTGACGGTGCCGCTGCTGCTGGCGCTTCTCGGGCTGACCCTCAGCATCGGCCTGACGGCCTCGTCCATCGCCATCATGAGTTCGGTAGACGCCAGCCAGGGCGGCGCGGCGGGGTCGATGGAAGCCACGGCCTACGAACTCGGCAGCGGTCTGGGCATCACGCTGTTCGGTGTGTTTCTGTCCAGCGTGTACAGCCATACCATTGTCCTGGCACTCGACATGACGCCCTCCCAGGCCAGACACGCCGCACGCTCCATCGGTGATACCCATGTGGTCGCGCGTGACCTCGCCGAGCCTCAGGCCAGGGCGCTGATCGAAGCAGGCAAGGCCGCCTTTTCGTCCAGCCATTCCATCCTGCTGATGACGGCGGCGGCGCTGCTTGCAGCCCTTTCCATGGTGGTGGTCTATCTGCTCAGAAAACGCCCCATGCCTCATTAAGCCGTTCGGCCCACCACGGGAGAGTCGCTCCCCTGTCAGGCAAACCATGGCATCGGTTGCAAAAACCAATGATTAATCTATGTTAAGAGAGAAACTGGCCCATAGGTAGACAGGATGATTTTTGCAGCGTTAATCGTCGGCGTCGTGTGCGCTATCGGCTGGTGGAGACTCTACAAGTATTTCGAGAAGCGCAAAAACTCGACCAATGATGATCAATCATCGTGATTGGGGCTTAGCCCATCCATCCCCCTTGAACAACTTTGGCGGCGCGTGAAGAGAGCCCAAAAATCCGCGCCGAGCCATGATGCCGAGGTTGGCACCTGTACCGTCGCCCCCTGAGGGGACAGGGATATGAACAACTTGAGCGGCCCTCGCTTTAAATGCGGTCGGCACCGCCAGGCAAGAGACCGCCTCAACAGCTCGCCGCAATTCCCGCCCTTCAGCACATCTTTCGCACCTGATGTGACACCACGCCCACCATCTCGACGTTGCTCAGATCCCCCGTCCACAGCTTTCCATCCAGCCCTTCCAGCACCGGCACATTGATGCGGTGGGCATAGCGATAGACATAGAGCGCCTCATCGACATTCACCACCACCAGCACACCGTCGCGCAGTGACAGCGAGTGATCGACGACCAGCCAATCCCCCTCCTGCCAGGGATCGATCGCGTCATCATCCTGAACGACCTCCGCCAGAAAGGTCGTGTGTGAATGCGGTGCAAAAAACTGCTGCCAGCGCTCGGCCCCCGGGTTATACGCCAGGTCCTGCTCGCCTCTGGGCAGCATGATGGGCATGGGCATTCGATACGCCACGCGCATGAGCGATCCTCGCAGACGTTGAAGGGAGGGAGGGATGGAAGCGGCCACAGGTCGGAGACAGGCCAAAGAGAAAAGCGCGGCAGCCTTCCAGCGTCAGGCAAACCACACGCATCGCTGTCACATGACAGGAGTTTAGCCATCCCCTATCCGTAGCAAGGCCGAGCACGATGTCATGTGATGTATCATCAGGCATGGCCCGCGCCAGCATCGATCGGTAAAATGCTGATTTTACTAGGCATTATCCGATGACGTTTTTGCATTATCAGCTGGTGGTTTTTGTCTCGGTGCTCTGCCTGACACGGATTCATCGCAACCTGGGAATGGTTGTCGCACTCGGCTGGGCACTGTGGTCGCTCGCGACGCTCCAATCGCCCGGCTATATCGCCATACAAACCCTCATCGTCTGGACAAGCTGGTATGGCACATGGTGTTTTCTCAAACAGAAAGCGCGAGCCGGCCATGCGCCTCAAACTGCCGACCACCAGACGGCCAGCACCCGCAGGAAAGCCACCAGCAATGCCCTGGTGCATAACCGCGGCCATCACGAAGAGCTGACCCACGCCCTGCAGATCGTCAGAAAGGAACTGGTGATTGTCTCCGGCTGGCTATCCGATCGAGTCGTGAATGATCAGTTTTGTGGTCTTTTGGCGAACGCCCTCGACCGCGGCGTCAACGTTCATATTGCCTACGGCGCGAGCGATCGCGACGGGCAGCACCGGCTTTCCGAGACGGCGAGCAAAGCGCTGGCGCGTCTGAAGGAAATCAGTAAGCGCAGCTGCAAGGGCCGACTGACCATCTTGCAGCGCCCCACGCATGAGAAGTGTCTGGTGGTGGATAAAAAATACGCCATCGTCGGCAGCTTTAATTGGCTGGCTAATGCGCACTACCGGGACAGGGAAACCAGCCTCAAGGTGCATCAAAGGCGTGTGGTGGTGGAGCTGGCGGCGGCATGCCGGCGTGAGGGTACGAGGCGGACGGATGTGGATAGCGCGGTTAGTGAGGTGGCGTAGGGGTGGATTAAAACCACTCCGGGCCAGCAAATTTTCTTCCCGATGCTGAAGCGCAAACACATGCGAGACCAACGTCATTGATCAAGTTACGTTCACGAAAAGAGCGGGCTATCCGTCCTGGGACAAAATGCAGGCCTTTCAGGTGAAACTGCTTGTCCAAAAATCTCCTCAACAACCACATCATCAATTTTTTCGAGTTCTAGATAACGCACCCCATATTAACTTTACCTGATACTCAACCCATGTTTACTATCGAATAGTTGCACGTAAACAAATGAAACCAAGAATGGGCGGGGGCACCAGTGGATATAACACAAAAAATTGCCATTTTGGCTGGGCGAATCAAAGAGCAGATGGACCATGTGGTTAATGAAGAGGCCACCAAAAACGCAATGGTTATGCCCTTCATACAAACCTTGGGCTATGACGTTTTTGATCCAACAGAAGTGATGCCAGAGTTCACTGCTGATGTTGGATTGAAAAAGGGCGAGAAGGTGGACTATGCCATTAAAAATGGTGGAGAACTGTCAATCCTGGTGGAGTGCAAGCCCCGCACAACCGATCTTGCTAACACTCAATTCAGCCAACTATATCGATACTTTAACTGCACTGAAGCAAAATTCGCCATTCTAACGAATGGAATAGAATACCGGTTCTACTCTGATTTAGATGATGCCAATCGACTCGACAAACGCCCATTCTTCACTTTCAGGCTCATTGATTACAACGAGCGAGACATCGAGGAGTTGAAGAAATTTGCCAAACCAGTCTTCAACGTTGATACCATCCTCAGCACTGCCAATCGATTAAAATATACCAACCTGGCCAAAACTGCTTTTGCCGAACTGGTAAAAGATCCCTCGCGCGATTTCATAAAGTCTCTTGCACAGAACTTTTATGATGGACGCATGACTCAGCAAGTAATTGATGATTTTACGCCGATTGTTCGTGAAGCCATGGCGCAGCATATCAAAGAGCAGGTCTCTCAACGCCTTAAATCAGCACTGGCGAACACATCTGGCGAAGAATCTGAAAGAGTTATCATTGAAAGCGGCGACCCTGAGAAAACACAGTTATCTGCTGAAGAAGATAGTGACATTGTCACCACTCAAGAGGAGGTCGACGCATACAACATTGTACGTGCCATCCTTGCAGGCGTGGTCGACCCAAACCGTATACATATGCGCGATGCAAAATCCTATTGCGCAATACTTTTGGATAACAACAATCGCAAACCCGTTTGCCGCCTGCACTTCAATTCAAAAAGCATCTGGCGTATTGGGTTATTCATAGAAGGCAAGGAACAAAAGCACGACATCACAGCATTAACTGAAATTTTTTCTCATCGGGAAGCACTAATCAAAACAGCAACGGACTACTTGGAATAATTTCAGGGCGACACACTGTTTCGATTATAAATAGTGCCAGCCCCTTATCCAAGACAGAGAATGGTGAAACATTTCCCCTGGACGCCAGTTATATCCGCAAGTCAGTGCAATAATTTATGCCTAAACGAAAAAAGCCCGGCGCATCTGCGCCGGGCCTTTAAAATCCTGCGGGTGCCGGTAAGTGGACTTGAACCACCGACCTACGCATTACGAATGTGTTGCTCTGCCAGCTGAGCTATACCGGCGAACCCAAGAATCATTCTAGCCAGCCCTTTTTGCCTTGCCTACTCCCTGTGGCAGAGTAGCGATTCCTTCTCTGCTTGAGCGCCTCATGCCCCCTGTGATCGCCACTTTGCTCTTTATCCTCACGGCGCTGGCCGAGATCGTCGGCTGCTATCTGGTCTATCGCTGGTGGGTGCTGACCAAAAGCGCCTGGTGGCTGGTGCCGGCGGCGGCGTCACTGGCGCTGTTTGCCTGGCTTTTGACCCTGCATCCGGCCGCCAGCGGGCGCATCTATGCCGCCTATGCCGGTGTTTATCTCATCACGGCGCTGGCGTGGCTGCGCCTGGTAGATGGCCAGCCGCTACAGCTGACCGATTATCTGGGCGGGGGGCTGGCATTGGCCGGTGCCGTGATCATCATGGCGGGCTACTCGCATCAGTCCTGATCGCGAACGAACAGATGCACCAGCAGCCATACCGCAACGACCGCGAGGGCGAAGATGACGACGGTCATCTGCACCGGCAGCGGCCAGTGCATGAAGGCCCAGTTATTTTGCAGCAGGGCGCCGAAGAGATAGCCGCCCAGCAGCACCAGCGCGCCCAGGGCGCAGCTTCTTGTCAGTAGGGTCATGCCTGTCTCCTGCTACCATGAATCATCGTTGTGCGGTGCGTCCCTCGAAAGGCTCGGCGACACGGCCTGCGTCCGCTCACGGTTTCCAACCCCATGACCAGAACACATCGAACATGACCACACCGCCCCCAGACCATAGTCGCCGACGCGCCTTCCGGCCACGCTGGCAACGCCTCGGCCGCCATCCGGACTATCGCTTTTCACTCGCCAATGAGCGCACCTTCCTGGCCTGGATTCGCACCGCACTGGCGTTCATGGCCGGTGCGGTGGGCATTTATCAGTTCGCGCCGGATGTCGCCACGCCCTGGGCGCGCGAGGCGATAGCGGTGATGCTCTCGCTCGGCGGCGCGTTGCTCTCACTGGCCGCCTATCGCCGCTGGTCCGGCAACGAGCGCGCCATGCGAAACGATGCCGCCCTGCCCTACACGCGGCTGTTATGGCTTCTGGCGCTGTTTGTCACGGCGGTAGCGGTGGTGCTGGGCCTGTTGCTGGTGTGGGGATAGCCCCATGAACGAGCCCGCCCGCGACCCGGGCCTTCAGCCCGAGCGCACCGGTCTTGCCTGGTCGCGCACGGCCTTCGTGACGCTGCTGTTCTCGGCATTGCTGCTGCGCGGCGGCATCGTCCATCACGAGCCGCTGCTTGCCTGGGCAGGCGTTGTTCTGCTGGCCGCCACCGGCGCCCTGTATGCCTGGGCGGGGTGGCGCCTGCGCATGACGGCCACCCTGGCCCTCACCCAGGGTGCCCCGGTCACCACGGCCTCTACCTGGGTGATACGCATAACGACCCTGGTGGTAGCACTGGTGGGGCTGACGGTGGCCGCCAGCGTGCTGTATCACGGTCAGCTGATCGCCCGTCTCGCGGCGTTGATGCGCTGACGCGGGTGCCAGGTACACCAAAGGACGCTCAAAACCTCGTCACGGCGCTTGAACCACCACCATCGACGGGCGTTAAATCGAGACACGTTCATTGCCGTCACGGAGCACCCTCATGGCCCGGCACGTCAGTTGTGATGATATTCGCACCCGCTTTTCCCATGCCATGTCCGACATGTACCGCTCGGAGGTGCCTCAGTACGGCACGCTGTTGAAGCTGGTCGCCGACATCAACGCGCAGACGCTTTATCACGACGCACGCGGAAAGGCGGCCCTGACCGACCGCAGCGGCAGCGAGATGGCCCGCATCGAGATCGAACGCCACGGCGCGATCCGCCTGGGCAAGGCGCAGGAGCTTGACACCATGCGCCGCGTGTTCGCGGTGATGGGCATGTCGCCGGTGGGCTATTACGATCTGGCACCGGCCGGCATGCCGGTGCACGCCACGGCCTTTCGTCCCGTTGATGATGACGCGCTGGCCCTGAATCCGTTTCGGGTATTCACCTCGCTGCTGCGCCTGGAGCTGATCGAGGATGAAGCGCTGCGCGAGCGCGCCGCAGACATTCTCGAGCAGCGCCAGATCTTCACCGACCGCCTTTTGAGTCTGCTGGACACCTTCGATGAACAGGGCGGGCTGGATGATGACGATGCCACCGCCTTCGTGATCGAGGCACTGGAAACCTTTCGCTGGCACAGCCACGCCACCGTCGATGCGAAGACCTACCACGCCTTCCATCAGGCGCACCGGCTGATCGCTGATGTGGTGTGCTTTCACGGCCCGCACATCAACCACCTTACCCCGCGCACGCTGGACATCGATGCCACTCAGCAGGCCATGCCCGAGTGGGGCATTGCGCCGAAGGCGACCATTGAAGGCCCGCCGCGGCGTGACTGCCCGATATTGCTGCGCCAGACCAGCTTCAAGGCGCTGGAAGAGCCGATTCTCTTTCCGGCGGCTGACGGTGAAGGGAGGGGTGAGCAAAGCGGCACCCACACGGCGCGCTTTGGCGAGATCGAGCAGCGCGGCGCGGCGCTGACCCGACGTGGGCGCAAGCTGTATGACGAGCTGCTGGCGGCGTCCCGCGAGGTGACCCACGGTCTGGAAGGAGAAACGCAGCAAAAGGCGCTGCGAGAGGCCTTCCGCGACTTTCCGGATGACGAGGCGACCCTGCGCCGCGAAGGGCTGGCCTGGTTTGAGTATCAGCTGAGCGACGGCGCCAACGGTTTTGAGGCGCAGAGCCTGCCGAGCGAGCGCGGCGCGCTGGTTGAAGCGCTGATCGAACAGGGTGTGATGCAGGCGCGGCCCATCACCTATGAAGATTTTCTGCCGGTCAGCGCCGCGGGCATCTTTCGCTCCAATCTGGGCGACGGCGGCGCGCAGCACTACGCTGCCACCGACAGCCGAGCTGATTTTGAAACCGCGCTCGGCACGACGGTGGAAGACGAATTCGCCCTCTATGAGCGCCGCAGCGAACGATCGCTCACTGCCTGCCTGGAACAGCTGGGCCTTTCACCGGCCGCCTGACCCCTCGCGTTCTGCTCAGGCGCCTGCGTTCTGCTCAAGCATCGACGGCTACAGCCCCTGATAAGGGTTGTCGTCGTCGCTCTCGGCGAGTGCGGGCGGGTCATCATGCACGCTGATGACCATGCAGGTGGCGATATGGCTGACCTTGTGGGAGACGCTGCCCATGATCATGCCGCTCAAGTCACTCAGCCCTCGACTGCCAATCACGATGACCTGCGCGCCCAGCTTCTCGGCTTCATAGGCGATGATCCGCGCCGGGTCACCATGGCGGCCGTGGGTTTCAATGCGCCCGTCAAAGCGCGAGCGAAGATGCGTCTGCGCCTTTTGAAGCACCGCCTCGATCTCGCCTTCCGCAGCCTCCGGCGACGAGGCCTGAATGGCTTCCTGAAGGCTGAGCAGACTGCCGTAGTGCAGATGTGGTAGCAGTTCACGCACATATAAAAGATGCAGGGTGGCCTCGGGAGACGCCAGCTGAGCGGCGATGCTCAGCGCCTTGAGGGCATGAGCCGAACCATCCACGGGAACCAGCAGGGAAGTGAACATGGCGCATCCTCCAGTGACATCGACAGCGCCGGGAGGCGCCATCGGAGACCGTCAGCATGACGCAGCGCCAACCGCCTCGACTTGATCGTGATCAATTCCGGGGCCTTTGGCGCCTGGTCTTTGGTCGCGCCCTTAAAGCGGATCGATGCTCATCATGAGCCGGCGCTGGCCGGGCTCAAGCGCCGGGCTGCGATGCACCAGCCCGCGATGGCCCTCTTCACGCCAGCCGCTGCCCTTGATCAGCGCCACATCACCGGTATCGAGACGTTCGATGGCCGTTGCATCCACCACGATCTCAGGCTTGTCTGGTGACGCCGCCCCCAGCCCGCGCCGGTCCAGCGCGTGTTCGGGCAGCCACTCACTGCCCGGCCCCAGCCAGCTGGTCACCAGCCGCACGGTGACGTTGTCGCAGTGAAAGCGCGGGCACATGGTGTCTTCCAGCAGCCGAATTCTGATCCGCAGGCTGGCCGCTTCCAGCATTGAAGCCATCAGCCGGGCCAGCGCCATGACATCATCGACCAGGGCCCCGGCAGCGGCAGGCACCGGCAGCCGCGTGCGCAGCTCATGTTCAAGCGCCTTGTCCGGCGGGCCTTCCAGCGAAAGGCTCCAGCCACGCGCGCCCTGACACTGCGCCAGCACGCTGGCTTCAAGATCGGCGGACAGCATTCGTGGGGCGATTGTGATATCCCGGGTGGCATCGAAAATACCGTCGAGGGCGCGAGCCATCGACAGGGCGGCGGCAGGCGTTTCCATGGCGGTCGGCAGGGACATGACGTTCTCTCCTGGTCAGGTTGTTCGAGTGTGGCGCTGGCCCAGGCGACGATGCACCAGCCCTGCCAGCGTCATGAGCACAAAGCAGATGGCGGCCAGACTGACCATGGTCGGCCCGGCGGGCGTGTCCAGATGCCAGGCCACCACCAGCCCGCCATTGGCGGCCACGATGGCCACTACCGCAGCCAGCACCGCCATACCTTCCGGCGTGCGGCTGAAGGGCCGCGCGGCAGCCGCCGGAATGATCAAAAACGCCGCAATCAGCAGCACGCCGACCACCTTGAGTGCCACGGCAACCACCACGGCCAGCGACAGGGTCAGCAACAGCTGCTCGCGCCGCGGGTCAACGCCGCTGGCGCGGGCCAGGTCCGGATTGAGGGTTGAGACCAGAAGGCCGGACCAGCGCAGGGCCATGATCGCGACCACGAGCAGCGCCCCGCCCCAGATCAGGATCAGATCGCGCCGGCCGACGGCCAGAATGTCGCCGATCAGATAGCTCATCAGATCCAGCCGGGCCACCTGCACCAGCGACACCGCCACCAGCCCGAAGGCCAGCGCCGCGTGCGCCATCACCCCCAGCAGGGTATCCATGGTGTAGCCCCGGTCACTGAGCAGCGACACCACCAGCGCCATGATCAGCGCCACCACCAGCACGCTGGCCAAAAGCGAGACCGACAGCACCAGAGACAGCGCCACCCCCAGCATGGCGGCGTGCGCAGTGGCATCCCCGAAGTAGGCCATGCGCCGCCACACCACAAAACAGCCCAGCGGCGCCGAGGCCAGCGCCACGCCCGTCCCGGCCAGCGCCGCCCGAACCATGAAATCATCCAGCATCGTGACAAGCCCTCTCCGGCGGCGGTGTTTCAGGGTTGCCATGGGCATGCTCGGCATGGCCCGGTTCGGTATGGCGACAAAACGCCATCGCATCGCGCGCCTCGATGCCAAACAGCGACTGCCAGGCCGAGGAGGCCGCCACACGCTCCGGGCGCCCCTGACAGCAGATGGTGCCGTTAAGACAGATCACCCGGTCCGAGGCTTTCATGACCACGTGCAGTTCGTGGCTGACCATCAACACCGCACAGCCCAGCGTCTGTCTTACACGATCAATCTGGCGGTAGAACTCGGCCGTGGCGCGATGATCCAGCCCCTGGTTGGCCTCATCGAGCACCAGCAGGTCGGGGCGTTCCAGCAGCGCCCGGGCCAGCAGCACCTTTTGAAGCTGGCCGCCGGACAGCGCCGAAAGCTGACGCTCGCCCAGGGCTTCGGCGCCCGCCTCCGCCAGCGCCGTGGCAATATCATCCCGACGGCGTCGATGCGGCAGCGCCATGAATCGCTTTACCGTCATGGGCAGGGTCGGGTCGATCTGAAGCCGCTGAGGTACGTAGCCGATGCGTAGATTTTCCGCCCGGATCACCCGGCCGCGGGAGGCCGCCAGCGCACCGATGATGACCCTGAGCAGGGTGGACTTCCCCGAGCCGTTGGGCCCCACGATGGTCACGATCTCGCCTCTTGCGAGTTCAAGACTCACATCTTCCAGGATGACGGTGCCGTTTCTGACCACACCGATCTCTTCAAGCGTTAGCAAGGCAGGGCCTCTTTCTGGCGGTACTTTCTGGCAGTCATGGGGCCGGCGCACGCCAGGGCTTGCCAGCCCGCGCGCCGACCATTAATGTGTCACGTTATAACATAACATTTACCAGTAACTCATCCCCCGCTAGAGATGCCCCAATGAAATATCGCTGTCACTGGCTGCTGCCGCTGTTGTTTGTTCCGTCGCTGGCGCTGGCCGATGTGCCTCGCGTGGCGGTGGATATCGCCCCTGTACAATCGCTTGCTGCACAGGTGATGGGGAATCTGGGCACCCCCGAGATGGTGATGCCGCCCGGCACCTCGCCGCACGGTTATTCGATGCGCCCCTCGGAAGCCTCGACGCTGGATAACGCTGATGTGGTGTTCTGGGTCGGACCGGCGCTGACGCCCTGGCTGGCCGATGCCGTTGACACTCTGGCCGATGACGCCGATTCGGTCGTGCTGCTCGACGCCCCGGGCATCACTCGCCTGGATTACCGCGAAGGCGCTACCTTCGAATCGCACGAGCATGGGCACGACGAAGCGCATGACCACGATCATGACCATGACCAGGAAGGAGATCATCATGCCCATGGCGACGAGCACGGCCATTCGCACAGCGGATTGAACCCGCACGCCTGGCTTGACCCTGACAACGCCCGGGTCTGGCTGAAGGTCATGGCCGATACGCTGGCCCAGGCCGATCCCGAGCACGCTGACACCTATCATGACAACGCTCGTAACGCTCAAAAGCGCATCGATCAACTGGTCTCGACCACCGAGCAGCGCCTGGCCGATGACCACGACACGCGCTTTATCGTCTTCCACGACGCCTATCAGTATT contains:
- a CDS encoding MFS transporter, with amino-acid sequence MFSVIPRRWLILLAVMLAFLPVVIDMTILHIAVPSLTLALSASANEVLWIIDIYPLLMAGLLVPMGTLADRIGHRRLLLTGLGIFGTASLLAALAPTPALLIAARALLALGGSMIMPCVLGIIRRTFEDERERAMALGLWGTVGAAGAALGPLIGGALLEHFWWGSAFLINVPIMLIVMPLVYLLLPRTEETTSGQWAPWQAVLLIAGMLSLVYGIKAAFGATQPLYVAISVALSGLGLLLAFVRLQLRAPQPLLDLSLFSRPAILAGIIMAVVASGALAGVELTLAQELQYVMDKTPLQAGIFMIPIMAAAALGGPVAGHLSHLCGLRAVASLSLVIAAAALAGLALSDFHHPGLTVPLLLALLGLTLSIGLTASSIAIMSSVDASQGGAAGSMEATAYELGSGLGITLFGVFLSSVYSHTIVLALDMTPSQARHAARSIGDTHVVARDLAEPQARALIEAGKAAFSSSHSILLMTAAALLAALSMVVVYLLRKRPMPH
- a CDS encoding LexA family protein → MRVAYRMPMPIMLPRGEQDLAYNPGAERWQQFFAPHSHTTFLAEVVQDDDAIDPWQEGDWLVVDHSLSLRDGVLVVVNVDEALYVYRYAHRINVPVLEGLDGKLWTGDLSNVEMVGVVSHQVRKMC
- a CDS encoding phospholipase D-like domain-containing protein is translated as MTFLHYQLVVFVSVLCLTRIHRNLGMVVALGWALWSLATLQSPGYIAIQTLIVWTSWYGTWCFLKQKARAGHAPQTADHQTASTRRKATSNALVHNRGHHEELTHALQIVRKELVIVSGWLSDRVVNDQFCGLLANALDRGVNVHIAYGASDRDGQHRLSETASKALARLKEISKRSCKGRLTILQRPTHEKCLVVDKKYAIVGSFNWLANAHYRDRETSLKVHQRRVVVELAAACRREGTRRTDVDSAVSEVA
- a CDS encoding type I restriction endonuclease, producing MDITQKIAILAGRIKEQMDHVVNEEATKNAMVMPFIQTLGYDVFDPTEVMPEFTADVGLKKGEKVDYAIKNGGELSILVECKPRTTDLANTQFSQLYRYFNCTEAKFAILTNGIEYRFYSDLDDANRLDKRPFFTFRLIDYNERDIEELKKFAKPVFNVDTILSTANRLKYTNLAKTAFAELVKDPSRDFIKSLAQNFYDGRMTQQVIDDFTPIVREAMAQHIKEQVSQRLKSALANTSGEESERVIIESGDPEKTQLSAEEDSDIVTTQEEVDAYNIVRAILAGVVDPNRIHMRDAKSYCAILLDNNNRKPVCRLHFNSKSIWRIGLFIEGKEQKHDITALTEIFSHREALIKTATDYLE
- a CDS encoding YnfA family protein encodes the protein MPPVIATLLFILTALAEIVGCYLVYRWWVLTKSAWWLVPAAASLALFAWLLTLHPAASGRIYAAYAGVYLITALAWLRLVDGQPLQLTDYLGGGLALAGAVIIMAGYSHQS
- a CDS encoding YidH family protein; translated protein: MTTPPPDHSRRRAFRPRWQRLGRHPDYRFSLANERTFLAWIRTALAFMAGAVGIYQFAPDVATPWAREAIAVMLSLGGALLSLAAYRRWSGNERAMRNDAALPYTRLLWLLALFVTAVAVVLGLLLVWG
- a CDS encoding DUF202 domain-containing protein; the protein is MNEPARDPGLQPERTGLAWSRTAFVTLLFSALLLRGGIVHHEPLLAWAGVVLLAATGALYAWAGWRLRMTATLALTQGAPVTTASTWVIRITTLVVALVGLTVAASVLYHGQLIARLAALMR
- the hglS gene encoding 2-oxoadipate dioxygenase/decarboxylase HglS: MARHVSCDDIRTRFSHAMSDMYRSEVPQYGTLLKLVADINAQTLYHDARGKAALTDRSGSEMARIEIERHGAIRLGKAQELDTMRRVFAVMGMSPVGYYDLAPAGMPVHATAFRPVDDDALALNPFRVFTSLLRLELIEDEALRERAADILEQRQIFTDRLLSLLDTFDEQGGLDDDDATAFVIEALETFRWHSHATVDAKTYHAFHQAHRLIADVVCFHGPHINHLTPRTLDIDATQQAMPEWGIAPKATIEGPPRRDCPILLRQTSFKALEEPILFPAADGEGRGEQSGTHTARFGEIEQRGAALTRRGRKLYDELLAASREVTHGLEGETQQKALREAFRDFPDDEATLRREGLAWFEYQLSDGANGFEAQSLPSERGALVEALIEQGVMQARPITYEDFLPVSAAGIFRSNLGDGGAQHYAATDSRADFETALGTTVEDEFALYERRSERSLTACLEQLGLSPAA
- a CDS encoding universal stress protein, which produces MFTSLLVPVDGSAHALKALSIAAQLASPEATLHLLYVRELLPHLHYGSLLSLQEAIQASSPEAAEGEIEAVLQKAQTHLRSRFDGRIETHGRHGDPARIIAYEAEKLGAQVIVIGSRGLSDLSGMIMGSVSHKVSHIATCMVISVHDDPPALAESDDDNPYQGL